The following coding sequences are from one Rhineura floridana isolate rRhiFlo1 chromosome 2, rRhiFlo1.hap2, whole genome shotgun sequence window:
- the CFL2 gene encoding cofilin-2 isoform X3 yields MKVRKSSTPEEIKKRKKAVLFCLSDDKRQIIVEEAKQILVGDIGDTVEDPYTSFVKLLPLNDCRYALYDATYETKESKKEDLVFLFWAPESAPLKSKMIYASSKDAIKKKFTGIKHEWQVNGYDDIKDRSTLGEKLGGNVVVSLEGKPL; encoded by the exons ATGAAAGTACGAAAATCTTCAACGCCAGAAGAGATTAAAAAACGAAAGAAAGCAGTTCTCTTCTGTTTAAGTGATGACAAACGACAAATAATTGTAGAAGAAGCAAAGCAGATACTAGTTGGTGACATAGGTGATACGGTGGAGGATCCTTATACGTCCTTTGTGAAGCTCTTACCTTTGAACGATTGCAGATACGCTTTGTATGATGCAACTTATGAAACAAAGGAGTCTAAAAAAGAAGACCTGGTATTTCTATTCTG GGCTCCAGAGAGTGCCCCTTTAAAAAGCAAGATGATCTACGCAAGCTCTAAAGATgccattaaaaagaaattcacag GTATTAAACACGAGTGGCAAGTAAATGGTTATGATGATATTAAAGATCGTTCAACACTGGGAGAGAAACTAGGAGGCAACGTGGTAGTTTCACTTGAAGGAAAACCCTTATAA
- the CFL2 gene encoding cofilin-2 isoform X2 yields the protein MASGVTVNDEVIKVFNDMKVRKSSTPEEIKKRKKAVLFCLSDDKRQIIVEEAKQILVGDIGDTVEDPYTSFVKLLPLNDCRYALYDATYETKESKKEDLVFLFWAPESAPLKSKMIYASSKDAIKKKFTGIKHEWQVNGYDDIKDRSTLGEKLGGNVVVSLEGKPL from the exons ATG GCTTCTGGAGTAACAGTGAATGATGAAGTCATCAAGGTTTTCAATGACATGAAAGTACGAAAATCTTCAACGCCAGAAGAGATTAAAAAACGAAAGAAAGCAGTTCTCTTCTGTTTAAGTGATGACAAACGACAAATAATTGTAGAAGAAGCAAAGCAGATACTAGTTGGTGACATAGGTGATACGGTGGAGGATCCTTATACGTCCTTTGTGAAGCTCTTACCTTTGAACGATTGCAGATACGCTTTGTATGATGCAACTTATGAAACAAAGGAGTCTAAAAAAGAAGACCTGGTATTTCTATTCTG GGCTCCAGAGAGTGCCCCTTTAAAAAGCAAGATGATCTACGCAAGCTCTAAAGATgccattaaaaagaaattcacag GTATTAAACACGAGTGGCAAGTAAATGGTTATGATGATATTAAAGATCGTTCAACACTGGGAGAGAAACTAGGAGGCAACGTGGTAGTTTCACTTGAAGGAAAACCCTTATAA